Proteins found in one Quercus robur chromosome 2, dhQueRobu3.1, whole genome shotgun sequence genomic segment:
- the LOC126715515 gene encoding probable protein phosphatase 2C 27, translating into MCVPEAEQVGQEIENMDNNNNSSSSSNNNNNNNKLESISEDKAVVERKQNLLNFVPSLRSGEWSDIGGRDYMEDTHICIGDLAKKFGINSYSDEVISFYGVFDGHDGKCAAQFVRDHLPRVIVEDADFPLELEKVVTRSFMETDAAFAKTCSLESALSSGTTALTAMVFGRSLLVANAGDCRAVLSRSGTAIEMSKDHRPCCTKERTRIESLGGYVADGYLNGQLGVTRALGDWHLEGMKGMGEKLGPLSAEPELKLVTLTKEDEFLIIGSDGIWDVFTSQNCIDFARKRLQEHNDVKLCCKQIVEEAIKRRATDNLTVVMVSFHMEPPAHVVVERGRVRRSISAEGLQNLRGLLDR; encoded by the exons CTGGAAAGCATTTCTGAGGATAAAGCAGTTGTAGAGAGAAAACAGAACCTGTTAAACTTTGTCCCTTCCCTTCGGTCAGGAGAGTGGTCTGATATAGGGGGTCGTGACTATATGGAGGATACTCACATCTGCATTGGTGATCTGGCTAAGAAATTCGGTATTAATTCATACAGTGATGAAGTTATCTCCTTCTATGGT GTATTTGATGGGCATGATGGAAAGTGTGCAGCACAATTTGTACGCGACCATTTGCCAAGAGTAATTGTTGAGGATGCCGACTTCCCTTTAGAACTTGAGAAGGTGGTTACAAGGTCATTTATGGAGACTGATGCAGCATTTGCAAAAACATGCTCCCTTGAGTCCGCCCTGTCTTCCGGGACAACTGCCCTCACTGCAATGGTATTTGGGAG GTCTCTGCTTGTTGCAAATGCAGGGGACTGCCGGGCTGTGTTGTCACGAAGTGGAACTGCTATAGAAATGTCAAAGGATCATAGACCCTGCTGCACTAAAGAAAGGACAAGGATCGAATCCTTGGGTGGATATGTTGCTGATGGTTACCTTAATGGTCAGTTGGGTGTTACTCGTGCATTAGGTGATTGGCACCTTGAAGGAATGAAGGGAATGGGTGAAAAGCTTGGACCATTGAGTGCTGAACCTGAACTTAAATTGGTGACACTGACCAAGGAAGATGAGTTTTTGATAATTGGTAGTGATGGAATATGGGATGTGTTTACCAGTCAAAATTGTATAGATTTTGCCCGGAAGAGACTCCAAGAGCACAATGATGTGAAGTTGTGCTGCAAGCAAATAGTAGAGGAAGCAATAAAGCGGAGAGCCACTGACAATCTGACTGTTGTAATGGTAAGTTTTCATATGGAGCCACCGGCGCATGTAGTGGTAGAAAGGGGAAGAGTCAGGAGAAGCATATCGGCCGAAGGCCTTCAGAATCTCAGAGGCCTGTTAGATcgctaa